From Selenomonas sp. AB3002, one genomic window encodes:
- a CDS encoding inorganic phosphate transporter has protein sequence MHELQYLIFTVIVLALLFDYINGFHDTANAIATSVSTRAIHPSHAIMMAAVLNFLGAMYSTGVAKTIGADIVKSAQHVDEHIIIAALAGAVIWNIITWWLAVPSSSSHALVGGIIGAVLVSVGADGLNFAGIGKIVLALIGSPILGIVTGFIVMMVLYRVFGNASPSKVNHKFKKMQIAAAAMMAFSHGSNDAQKSMGIITLALLSGGYIDVFEVPTYVKVLAATAMACGTAMGGWRIIKTVGGKIFKLEPISGFAADLNSSIVIFTATLLHLPVSTTHVVSGSIMGVGTAKRVNAVRWGVAQQMVMAWVMTIPCTALMGAAAYQVVCMVFK, from the coding sequence ATGCATGAGTTGCAGTATCTGATCTTTACCGTCATCGTGCTGGCCTTGCTATTTGACTATATCAACGGCTTCCACGATACGGCCAATGCCATCGCCACCTCCGTATCCACCCGGGCCATCCATCCCAGCCATGCCATCATGATGGCGGCTGTGCTGAATTTCCTGGGTGCCATGTACTCCACAGGCGTGGCCAAGACCATCGGTGCGGATATCGTAAAGTCGGCCCAGCATGTGGATGAGCATATCATCATCGCGGCCCTGGCGGGAGCGGTCATCTGGAATATCATCACCTGGTGGCTGGCGGTGCCCTCCAGTTCCTCCCACGCTTTGGTGGGTGGCATCATCGGAGCGGTGCTGGTGTCCGTGGGGGCGGACGGGCTGAATTTTGCAGGCATAGGCAAGATTGTCCTGGCCCTCATAGGTTCGCCTATCCTGGGCATTGTCACGGGCTTTATCGTGATGATGGTGCTGTACAGGGTCTTTGGCAATGCCAGTCCCTCGAAAGTAAATCACAAGTTCAAGAAAATGCAGATAGCCGCTGCCGCCATGATGGCTTTCTCCCACGGTTCCAATGATGCCCAGAAGTCCATGGGTATCATCACTCTGGCCCTGCTGTCCGGCGGCTACATCGATGTCTTCGAGGTGCCTACATACGTCAAGGTGCTGGCAGCAACAGCCATGGCCTGCGGTACCGCCATGGGTGGCTGGCGCATCATCAAGACGGTAGGTGGCAAGATCTTCAAGCTGGAGCCTATCTCAGGCTTCGCAGCAGATCTCAACTCCTCCATCGTCATCTTCACCGCCACCCTCCTGCACCTGCCCGTCAGCACCACCCATGTGGTGTCCGGCTCCATCATGGGTGTAGGCACGGCCAAGCGTGTCAACGCTGTCCGCTGGGGCGTAGCCCAGCAGATGGTCATGGCCTGGGTCATGACCATACCCTGCACGGCCCTCATGGGAGCTGCAGCTTACCAGGTGGTCTGCATGGTGTTCAAGTGA
- a CDS encoding DUF47 family protein codes for MFKFNQKDTEYFDLFVESARYFYNGALMMDEVMLDYSKATDKVREIVELEHEADAVNDKIIDKLNTTFITPIDREDIYAIANGLDDGVDILQGTLQRIVMYKAGKAMSGAVSLTKLIIEATEEIIKALTMLKDIRKNQAQILDATHKIAKLESEGDRVYRHEVAYLFDKEKDPIELIKWKDILENLEDTLDHCEKIGDMLRGVVMKYA; via the coding sequence ATGTTTAAGTTCAATCAGAAGGACACGGAATACTTTGACCTCTTTGTTGAGAGTGCCCGCTACTTCTACAATGGTGCCCTGATGATGGATGAAGTCATGCTGGACTACAGCAAGGCCACGGACAAGGTGCGGGAAATCGTGGAGCTTGAGCATGAGGCTGACGCTGTCAATGACAAGATTATTGACAAGCTCAATACGACCTTCATCACTCCTATCGACCGGGAGGACATCTATGCCATCGCCAATGGGCTTGATGATGGGGTGGATATCCTGCAGGGGACTTTGCAGCGCATTGTCATGTACAAGGCTGGCAAGGCCATGAGCGGGGCGGTGTCCCTTACCAAGCTCATCATCGAAGCCACGGAGGAAATCATCAAGGCTCTCACCATGCTGAAGGACATTCGCAAGAATCAGGCCCAGATCCTTGATGCCACCCACAAGATTGCCAAGCTGGAAAGCGAGGGGGACAGGGTTTACCGCCATGAGGTGGCCTATCTCTTTGATAAAGAAAAAGATCCTATTGAGCTTATCAAGTGGAAGGATATTCTGGAGAACCTGGAGGATACACTGGATCACTGCGAAAAGATTGGGGATATGCTCAGGGGCGTGGTGATGAAGTATGCATGA
- a CDS encoding aminotransferase class I/II-fold pyridoxal phosphate-dependent enzyme: protein MTMSMAATHAAEKELHDAIFGASEACRLAALKHGTYKVTNATIGTMMDDEGKFATLPTVERIYRELNIGDYMRYAPIAGLPEYLDAVVDLTFADQRPEGYFAAVATPGGTGAIRHTVANYAEHGDYVLTSDWFWGTYNVICNECGTKLTNFKLFDEKLNFNLADFTSKVDELLSSQDSLVVILNTPAQNPTGFSLTEEDWDGVLDVAKGHAAKGKKIILLVDIAYIDFAGEKNETRAFMKKFGSLPENILVLTAFSMSKGYTAYGQRTGALVAVSSSQEVITEFKNVTKYSGRATWSNINRGAMTLLVRLQQDKAAYAQFEKERDDFYQLIRNRAAIFTKEAEACGLPALPYKGGFFLAVPAKDPKAVCEKLHDDLVFAVPLKLGVRIAACSVATEKMPGIAGKVLKALNAVE, encoded by the coding sequence ATGACTATGAGTATGGCGGCCACCCACGCTGCTGAGAAGGAACTTCATGATGCAATTTTCGGTGCCAGCGAGGCTTGCCGCCTGGCTGCTTTGAAGCACGGCACTTATAAGGTGACCAATGCCACCATTGGCACCATGATGGACGATGAAGGCAAGTTTGCTACCCTGCCCACGGTGGAGAGGATTTACCGTGAGCTGAACATCGGCGATTATATGCGTTATGCTCCCATAGCCGGCCTGCCCGAGTACCTGGATGCGGTGGTGGACCTCACCTTTGCTGACCAGCGTCCCGAAGGTTACTTTGCTGCTGTGGCTACTCCCGGCGGCACCGGCGCCATCCGCCATACTGTGGCCAACTATGCCGAGCACGGTGACTATGTGCTGACCTCCGACTGGTTCTGGGGCACTTACAATGTCATCTGCAACGAGTGCGGTACGAAGCTGACCAATTTCAAGCTCTTTGACGAGAAGCTGAACTTCAATCTGGCAGACTTCACCAGCAAGGTGGACGAGCTCCTTTCCAGTCAGGACAGCCTGGTGGTCATTCTGAACACTCCTGCCCAGAACCCCACGGGCTTCAGCCTCACTGAGGAAGATTGGGATGGCGTGCTTGATGTGGCCAAGGGCCATGCTGCCAAGGGCAAGAAGATTATCCTGTTGGTGGATATCGCCTACATCGACTTTGCCGGGGAGAAAAACGAGACCCGCGCCTTCATGAAGAAGTTCGGCAGCCTGCCTGAGAACATCCTGGTGCTCACCGCTTTCTCCATGTCCAAGGGCTACACCGCCTATGGCCAGCGCACCGGCGCTCTGGTGGCTGTCTCTTCCTCCCAGGAAGTCATCACGGAGTTCAAGAATGTCACCAAGTATTCCGGCCGTGCCACCTGGTCCAACATCAACCGCGGCGCCATGACCCTGCTGGTACGTCTTCAGCAGGATAAGGCAGCCTATGCCCAGTTTGAGAAAGAGCGTGATGATTTCTATCAGCTCATCCGCAACAGGGCTGCTATCTTCACCAAGGAAGCCGAGGCCTGCGGCCTGCCGGCTCTCCCGTACAAGGGTGGCTTCTTCCTGGCTGTGCCCGCCAAAGACCCCAAGGCCGTCTGCGAGAAGCTCCACGACGACCTGGTCTTCGCTGTGCCTCTGAAGCTGGGTGTGCGCATCGCCGCCTGCTCTGTGGCTACGGAAAAGATGCCCGGCATTGCCGGGAAGGTGCTGAAGGCTTTGAACGCTGTAGAATAA
- a CDS encoding aspartate kinase — MALIVKKFGGSSVATTEKIMNVAKRVLKEKQPGDKIVMVVSAMGKTTDQLIELAKGINKEPYKYPREMDMLLTTGEQVSIALLSMAFQSLGQPAISLTGPMVGMKTNSVFTKGRIMDITPERVHEELDKGQIVVVAGFQGCNEVGDPVTLGRGGSDTSAVALAGALKADSCEIFTDVDGVYSADPRMVPSARKMKEITYDEMLEMARLGAGVMQPRSVEMGKHFGIPIHVRSTFTERPGTMIREDYTMEDKDFVVRGVAHDDKVAKIAVLGIPNTPGIAHEIFSALAAANVDVDMIVQSIRNIEKNVTDMVFTVAADDLSQAKQVVDKVADKLNAVAVLIEEDVAKVSIVGAGMLGNPGIASRMFGAISKAGVNIDIISTSEICISCLVKGDKLKEAVNAIHEEFFPSR, encoded by the coding sequence ATGGCGCTAATTGTAAAGAAATTCGGCGGCAGCTCGGTAGCCACCACCGAAAAGATCATGAACGTGGCCAAGAGGGTGCTGAAGGAGAAGCAGCCCGGTGACAAGATTGTCATGGTGGTATCCGCCATGGGCAAGACTACCGATCAGCTGATAGAGCTGGCGAAGGGGATCAACAAAGAGCCTTACAAATATCCAAGGGAAATGGATATGCTCCTGACTACCGGTGAGCAGGTTTCCATTGCCCTTCTTTCCATGGCCTTCCAGAGCCTGGGACAGCCTGCTATTTCCCTGACGGGGCCCATGGTGGGCATGAAGACCAATTCTGTTTTCACCAAGGGGCGCATCATGGACATCACTCCGGAACGCGTCCATGAGGAGCTGGACAAGGGGCAGATTGTAGTGGTGGCAGGCTTCCAGGGCTGCAATGAGGTTGGCGACCCTGTGACTTTGGGCCGCGGCGGCTCTGATACTTCTGCTGTGGCGTTGGCAGGCGCCCTGAAGGCGGACAGCTGCGAGATCTTCACTGACGTGGATGGCGTATACTCTGCAGATCCCCGCATGGTGCCCAGTGCCCGCAAGATGAAGGAAATCACCTACGATGAGATGCTGGAGATGGCCCGCCTGGGGGCAGGTGTCATGCAGCCCCGCTCCGTGGAGATGGGCAAGCATTTCGGCATACCCATCCATGTTCGCTCTACGTTTACGGAAAGGCCTGGCACGATGATTAGGGAGGATTATACTATGGAAGATAAAGATTTTGTGGTCCGCGGTGTTGCTCATGATGACAAGGTAGCCAAGATTGCTGTGCTGGGCATCCCCAACACTCCTGGCATTGCTCATGAGATTTTCTCCGCTCTGGCTGCTGCCAATGTGGATGTGGACATGATTGTCCAGAGCATCCGCAATATCGAGAAGAATGTCACTGACATGGTGTTCACTGTGGCAGCAGACGACCTTTCCCAGGCCAAGCAGGTAGTGGATAAAGTGGCCGACAAGCTGAACGCCGTGGCTGTGCTTATCGAGGAGGACGTTGCCAAGGTTTCCATCGTGGGCGCAGGCATGCTGGGCAACCCCGGCATCGCTTCCCGCATGTTCGGGGCTATTTCCAAGGCTGGCGTCAACATTGATATCATCAGCACTTCCGAGATCTGCATCTCCTGCCTGGTGAAGGGTGATAAGCTCAAGGAGGCTGTGAACGCCATCCATGAGGAGTTCTTCCCCTCCAGGTAA
- the uraA gene encoding uracil permease — translation MQKRPIAVDEKLPLLETVPLSLQHLFAMFGSTVLVPILFHVNPATVLLFNGIGTLLYLVLCKGRIPAYLGSSFAFLSPVFLVLSEYSYEYALGGFIAVGLVFCLVAALIRAVGTGWIDVIFPPASMGAIVAVIGLELMPTAAGMAGLTSEAVDPTVITVSLATLAITIFASIAFKGFLSIIPILIGVVGGYIIASFSGLVNWAAVEAAPWFALPTFYTPAFDIGAILIILPASLVVIAEHIGHLIVTGNIVGKDLTHDPGLDRSILGNGISTVISGFFGSTPNTTYGENIGVLAITKVFSTWVIGGAAIFAIVLSCLGKLAALIQSIPAPVMGGVSILLFGVIAASGIRILVEGKVDYNKPKNLLLTSIVLGLGVSTASLTIGTVTLKGMSLATIVAIILSLSFRIIDAFKGRPEAKEEENAA, via the coding sequence TTGCAAAAGCGTCCCATTGCGGTGGACGAGAAACTGCCGCTCTTAGAAACAGTTCCCCTTTCCCTGCAGCATCTCTTTGCCATGTTCGGCTCCACGGTGCTGGTGCCCATTCTCTTCCATGTGAATCCGGCCACAGTGCTGCTCTTCAACGGCATCGGCACCCTGCTTTACCTGGTGCTGTGCAAGGGACGCATCCCAGCATACCTGGGCTCCAGCTTCGCCTTCCTGTCCCCTGTGTTTTTGGTGCTGTCCGAGTACAGCTATGAATACGCTCTGGGCGGTTTCATCGCCGTAGGCCTGGTGTTCTGCCTGGTAGCAGCTCTCATACGGGCTGTGGGCACCGGCTGGATAGATGTCATCTTCCCGCCGGCCTCCATGGGCGCCATCGTGGCCGTCATCGGCCTGGAGCTCATGCCCACGGCTGCAGGCATGGCAGGCCTTACCAGCGAAGCTGTTGATCCCACGGTCATCACCGTGTCCCTGGCTACTCTGGCCATCACCATCTTCGCCTCCATTGCCTTCAAGGGCTTCCTCTCCATCATCCCCATCCTCATAGGCGTGGTGGGCGGCTACATCATCGCCAGCTTCAGCGGTCTGGTGAACTGGGCTGCCGTGGAGGCTGCCCCCTGGTTCGCCCTGCCTACCTTCTACACTCCCGCCTTTGATATCGGCGCCATCCTCATCATCCTGCCCGCTTCCCTGGTGGTCATCGCCGAGCATATCGGCCATCTGATCGTGACGGGCAACATCGTGGGCAAAGACCTCACCCATGACCCGGGCCTTGACCGCTCCATCCTGGGCAACGGCATTTCCACCGTGATTTCCGGTTTCTTTGGTTCCACCCCCAACACCACCTACGGCGAGAACATCGGCGTGCTGGCCATCACCAAAGTCTTCTCCACCTGGGTTATCGGCGGCGCAGCCATCTTCGCCATTGTCCTCTCCTGCCTGGGCAAGCTGGCTGCTCTTATCCAGAGCATTCCCGCTCCCGTCATGGGCGGCGTCTCCATCCTGCTCTTCGGCGTCATCGCCGCTTCTGGTATCCGCATCCTGGTGGAGGGCAAGGTTGACTACAACAAGCCGAAGAACCTGCTCCTCACTTCCATCGTGCTGGGCCTGGGTGTTTCCACCGCCAGCCTTACCATCGGCACTGTGACCCTGAAGGGCATGTCCCTGGCTACCATCGTAGCCATCATCCTCTCCCTGAGCTTCCGCATCATCGACGCCTTCAAGGGCAGGCCGGAAGCCAAAGAAGAAGAAAACGCAGCATGA